The Candidatus Nanopelagicales bacterium genomic sequence TTCGTACGCGCTGTCTTTGACAAGGTTGGTGAACCCATCATGACCGACCAACCCTGACCCCATGCAGCAAGACGACGCATTGTGAGGTTGCTGTTTCCACCAAGCCATAGCGGTGGATGCGGAAGCGTTACAAAACCAGGCAACACGAGCTGATCAAGGGCTTCGTAGTTAGGTCCGGTGTGCGTGACAGGGCGATTTCCGCCTGCCATGCGAATAACTTCAATGGCATCGTCAAAAATGACGTTGCGGTTTTCAAAATCAACACCAAGCGCTGCGTACTCAGAGCGCAGGTAGCCCGCACCGAAGATGAACGAGGCGCGACCACCGGAGAGCACATCAACTGAAGCCATGCCTGAAACGGTGAGCAAAGGGTTGCGATACGGAAGCACGATTAAGTGACTGAAGAGTTCAATTTTCTTGGTGACTGCTGCACAGAATGACAACATGGCAAAGGGATCAAAGGCCTCGTGTCCGCCGCCTTGCAGCCACTTCTGTGAAGGCGCTGGATGATCAGTAATACCAAGCCCCTGTACGCCAACATTTTCAAGATGCTGAATAACGTCGATCATGTTTGCAGGCTTAACCCACTCGCCACCAAGGTCTGAACGCACTGGGTAGTCGGTAATGAACTTCATTCTTGATTCCTTTAGTAGTGGTGAGTGAGTAAGACGAATTAACCGAGACTTGCCCAGTAGTCCTTGATGACATCTGAAGTTGTCACCAAAGCGATATTGCGGATTGTGTATTTCAAGAGGTCATCAACGTAGGTCATGGGATCACCTGCG encodes the following:
- a CDS encoding TIGR03619 family F420-dependent LLM class oxidoreductase produces the protein MKFITDYPVRSDLGGEWVKPANMIDVIQHLENVGVQGLGITDHPAPSQKWLQGGGHEAFDPFAMLSFCAAVTKKIELFSHLIVLPYRNPLLTVSGMASVDVLSGGRASFIFGAGYLRSEYAALGVDFENRNVIFDDAIEVIRMAGGNRPVTHTGPNYEALDQLVLPGFVTLPHPPLWLGGNSNLTMRRLAAWGQGWSVMMGSPTLSKTARTKNIETTADLAEALANLRPLVEANGRTMSEISVQASTPALRPDSQASNEEKIQAIGELSDIGVNWVLADLWSDSISESKDRYQDLSENILSKF